One Danio rerio strain Tuebingen ecotype United States chromosome 22, GRCz12tu, whole genome shotgun sequence genomic window carries:
- the si:dkey-182g1.4 gene encoding uncharacterized protein si:dkey-182g1.4: protein MRKLIVNMIYALVLTSMCLWHSVDMTEEVKIISVREGDPLALHTDVDEVSRYLLIQWMFENTRIAEVNRLSKINSTYDGPEETFRGRLKLDQTGSLTITNTRSTDSGLYKLSIYKLQQISYIHFQVTIYGRSSGSDCVSSKCTKSNSVTNQPDETDITKLPQSTSAEVKTISVMEGDSVTLHTGVTDVQKYLLIQWMLENTRIAEVNRLAQNRAAYDGPHGRFRDRLKLDETGSLIIINTTTTDSGLYKLTLVIQESIYVNFNLTVYVSSSPEKSLISLMNNQTEDANITDLHQTSSDSFYCCGLPETVIRLVICALVGVVVLALLVYDVRATRLELRRAEETRLYHQIPEVKSELQPELSRKMSNRYVY, encoded by the exons ATATGACGGAGGAAGTGAAGATCATATCAGTGAGGGAGGGAGATCCTCTCGCCCTACACACTGATGTTGATGAGGTATCGAGATATTTGTTGATACAGTGGATGTTTGAAAATACTCGAATAGCTGAAGTCAACAGACTCTCAAAGATCAACTCCACATATGATGGTCCAGAAGAGACTTTCAGAGGTAGACTAAAGTTAGATCAGACTGGATCTTTGACCATTACAAACACCAGATCCACTGATTCAGGACTTTATAAACTATCGATCTACAAACTACAACAGATCAGCTACATACATTTCCAAGTCACAATCTATG GAAGATCATCAGGCTCAGACTGTGTGTCGTCCAAATGCACAAAGAGCAATTCAGTCACCAACCAGCCTGATGAAACCGACATTACTAAACTCCCTCAGTCAACTTCAG CGGAAGTGAAGACCATATCAGTGATGGAGGGAGATTCTGTCACTCTACACACCGGTGTTACTGATGTACAGAAATATTTGTTGATACAGTGGATGTTGGAAAACACTCGAATAGCTGAAGTCAACAGACTCGCTCAAAACCGTGCAGCTTACGATGGCCCACATGGAAGATTCAGAGATAGACTGAAGTTAGATGAGACTGGATCTCTGATCATCATAAACACCACAACCACAGACTCTGGTCTTTATAAACTAACACTTGTCATCCAAGAAAGCATCTACGTAAATTTCAACCTTACAGTCTATG TATCATCATCGCCAGAAAAATCATTGATTAGCTTGATGAACAACCAGACTGAGGATGCCAACATTACTGATCTCCATCAGACAAGTTCAG ACTCTTTCTACTGTTGTGGTTTACCCGAAACTGTGATTCGATTGGTCATTTGTGCACTGGTGGGCGTGGTTGTTCTTGCCTTGCTGGTGTATGACGTCAGAGCTACAAGACTTGAGCTGAGACGGGCGGAGGAGACCAGGCTTTACCATCAGATTCCTGAAGTAAAATCAGAGCTACAGCCTGAACTGAGCAGAAAAATGAGCAACAGATATGTTTACTAA
- the LOC101886679 gene encoding uncharacterized protein: MFWTFVFIAVFPETWRKMFYALVLFCFCFERRSGVFGAKTNEIKLVLEGDTVTLPAEVHGDELLIWRFGPDGTMIAKFSKKNGEYVIMPVERFSGRLMPEYETGSLIIRNIRTEHAGLYQLQTISSTVSTKTFTVSVYARPPIPVITRDYSLCSSSTSSPSPSAPFQCSLVCSVVNVSAVSLSWYKGNSVLSNISVSDLSSSVSLPLEVEYQDKNTYSCVINNPVSNQTTNLDIDILCQPCPAPLPIPVINTTDSPQCPSSASLQQCSLVCSVVNVSAVSLSWYKGNSVLSSISASDLSISLSLPLEVEYQDKNTYSCVVNNTIMNLTRRLDMDTLCQSCSGRVHCCGFTETVIRLVASAVVGVAVIAVLVYDVRSSRSYQKRRLQTASGQADDYDDVATAH, encoded by the exons ATGTTTTGGACATTTGTGTTTATTGCTGTTTTTCCTGAAAcgtggaggaaaatgttttacgCACTCgttttgttctgtttctgttttgAACGCCGATCTG GTGTGTTTGGTGCGAAGACAAATGAAATTAAACTGGTGTTGGAGGGAGATACGGTAACATTACCGGCTGAGGTACACGGAGATGAGCTGCTAATTTGGAGGTTTGGACCGGACGGGACAATGATTGCAAAGTTTAGTAAGAAAAACGGAGAATACGTCATAATGCCTGTCGAGAGATTCAGCGGCAGACTGATGCCGGAGTACGAAACTGGATCTCTGATTATCAGAAACATCAGAACTGAGCACGCTGGGCTTTATCAGCTACAGACCATCAGTTCCACAGTCTCAACGAAGACATTCACTGTTTCTGTCTATG CTCGTCCACCCATTCCTGTCATTACCAGAGACTATTCGCTATGTTCTTCATCAACATCTTCCCCATCACCCTCAGCACCATTCCAGTGTTCACTAGtgtgttcagtggtgaatgtgagcgctgtgagtctctcctggtacaaaggaaacagtgtattgtCCAACATCAGTGTGTCTGACCTCAGCAGCAGCGTATCTTTACCTCTGGAGGTGGAATATCAGGATAAAAACACCTACAGCTGTGTGATCAACAATCCCGTCAGCAACCAGACCACAAATCTGGACATCGACATACTCTGTCAACCTTGTCCAG CTCCTCTGCCAATTCCCGTCATCAACACCACAGATTCTCCACAATGTCCTTCGTCTGCATCACTCCAGCAGTGTTCACTAGTGTGTTCAGTGGTGAACGTGAGtgctgtgagtctctcctggtacaaaggaaacagtgtattgtccagcatcagcgcgtctgatctcagcatcagtctctctctacctctggaggTGGAATATCAGGATAAAAACACCTACAGCTGTGTGGTCAACAACACTATAATGAACCTTACTCGACGTCTGGACATGGACACACTCTGTCAGTCATGTTCAG GCCGCGTTCACTGTTGTGGCTTTACTGAAACCGTGATCCGATTGGTTGCCTCTGCTGTGGTGGGCGTGGCTGTTATTGCTGTGCTGGTTTATGATGTCAGATCCAGCAGATCTTACCAGAAGAGGAGACTGCAGACGGCATCAGGGCAAGcagatgattatgatgatgtcGCAACAGCTCACTAG